Below is a genomic region from Methanomicrobia archaeon.
AGGCCTACGGCAAGCATCTGGGCTGCCCGCCCTATACGCCTGAGGTCGAGGAGACGCGTAAGCTGGTGCAGTGCTATGAGCGCGCGATCGTCGTGCGTCTGGAAGCCCACCCGAACCGCAATGTCCCCCCATCAAGCATCCACCACCATCTCTGGGATTCGATCAAGCAGCTCCATGATACGCTCTTTGCGCTGGAACGACATGCTTTTCTGGCCGGTTATTACAAGGCCTTTGCATTGGGCGGGCTCCCCTGCTCCTATTGCGACGATTGCCTGCCAGAACGGCCGGACGTTCGACTGGATCATGCGACGAAGCGTTTTTGCCAGCACCAGGACCGGATGCGGCCCTCGATGGAGGCCGTCGGGATCGACGCGTTCGCTACCGTGCGGCGCGTCGGCTATGAGGTTGAGGTGCTCACCTCGCCCGAGCAACCCGTTACCTTGTTCGGATTGGTCCTGCTGGACTAAGCGCCATCGTGTAGCCCGACCAATTCAAGCGAGTAATCAAGCTCTGATAACGTTTCCGCTCGACCGTACTTAATTGACGCGCCTACTGTCACTTCGCCTTTCGTTCTCTTCTCAGCCGCTCGATCACGTCCGGTCCTTTAATCTTCAGGACGAACGCGCCATGGCAGGGCTTCACATACGGGAAAATGAGGTCATCACCGTCCACGCCCACGAAAATCGGTGGATTACCGATCAAATACGCATCAAACAATTGATAACCGGGCTCTACTTCGTACACCTCTTTGTAATTGCCCCTGATGAATTCCCGGCACTCTTTAAACGAGACCCGCGATTGCAGGATCTTATAGTCCATCAGTTCAATGCAGCCCATCGTTCTGTATCCTCGAGTAATGCGTCTATTAGCTGCTTTGGCAGCTGTGGATTATGCACTGCCTTTGCCACGAGTTTCTCGCACTCGCAGTCGATCTCAGCGGCGAGCGCTTCGGCATCGTGACCAAGCACGATTGCAACGAGTTTTGCCGGTGAGATATGGTGAACGGTGGCGAGATAAGAAACGCCAGCATCGTTATGCACAAAAACGGCACACCAATCGATGGCTATCCGCTTCTCCACCAGCGCTTTGATACAGGAATCTAAGTCGTGCAGGTGCTTTTTGTCCACATAGTGCCCGTGCGGGTCCGAGACCGTGAGGAGCTGGAGCGCCGTGGGTG
It encodes:
- a CDS encoding DUF2284 domain-containing protein, whose protein sequence is MKQDLSSLLADLSVIHQDFKLIHAREIEVAEWVRWKCRYGCKAYGKHLGCPPYTPEVEETRKLVQCYERAIVVRLEAHPNRNVPPSSIHHHLWDSIKQLHDTLFALERHAFLAGYYKAFALGGLPCSYCDDCLPERPDVRLDHATKRFCQHQDRMRPSMEAVGIDAFATVRRVGYEVEVLTSPEQPVTLFGLVLLD
- a CDS encoding DUF1894 domain-containing protein, which gives rise to MGCIELMDYKILQSRVSFKECREFIRGNYKEVYEVEPGYQLFDAYLIGNPPIFVGVDGDDLIFPYVKPCHGAFVLKIKGPDVIERLRRERKAK
- a CDS encoding DUF1890 domain-containing protein; the protein is MRKKALILLGCPELPIQTGIALYLASRLKDAGLAVSVAGTPTALQLLTVSDPHGHYVDKKHLHDLDSCIKALVEKRIAIDWCAVFVHNDAGVSYLATVHHISPAKLVAIVLGHDAEALAAEIDCECEKLVAKAVHNPQLPKQLIDALLEDTERWAALN